One window of the Primulina eburnea isolate SZY01 chromosome 18, ASM2296580v1, whole genome shotgun sequence genome contains the following:
- the LOC140819955 gene encoding uncharacterized protein, with product MSRSLVQPIGQKRLTNVAVVRLRKHGNRFEIACYKNKALSWRSGVEKDVDEVLQSHTVYSNVSKGVLSKTKDLTAAFGTDDQTKICLEILEKGELQVAGKERDSKLSSQFRDIATLVMQKTFNPETRRPYTISMIERLMHEIHFAVDPNSSSKKQALEVIRDLQKHFPIKRSPMRLRLTVPEQNVSSLLEKINGWNATVVSRDESGSQLSVICELEPSLFRDCDALMRNLQGRLDILAVNVHLDTDTSVDQFDDLEEESSSTQKDSAGPVVQLSEKLQKQTLSAKDGKSEGEGKQQRCSTCNTLLGSAEEYREHFKSDWHKHNLRRKTRQLPPLTAEECMDDLELGDSKADLKDYSF from the exons ATGTCGAGGAGCCTGGTGCAGCCGATAGGCCAGAAGAGGCTCACGAACGTAGCGGTCGTCCGCCTCAGGAAACACGGCAATCGTTTTGAGATCGCTTGCTATAAGAATAAAGCCCTGTCTTGGCGCTCTGGCGT AGAGAAAGATGTTGATGAGGTGTTGCAATCCCATACAGTCTATTCCAATGTTTCAAAGGGTGTTCTTTCTAAGACAAAAGATCTAACTGCTGCATTTGGTACAGATGATCAGACCAAAATATGTTTGGAG ATTTTGGAGAAAGGAGAGTTACAAGTTGCAGGAAAGGAGAGGGATTCAAAATTATCAAGTCAATTTAGGGATATTGCTACTTTAGTAATGCAGAAGACTTTTAATCCCGAAACTCGACGACCTTATACTATAAGCATGATTGAGCGGCTCATGCATGAAATACATTTTGCTGTTGATCCAAACAGTAGCTCAAAGAAACAG GCTTTAGAAGTCATTCGAGACCTTCAGAAACACTTTCCCATAAAACGATCTCCAATGAGACTCCGATTAACTGTGCCTGAACAGAATGTATCCAGTCTCTTGGAAAAGATCAATGGTTGGAATGCCACGGTTGTTTCAAGAGATGAATCTGGAAGTCAGCTCTCTGTT ATTTGTGAATTGGAACCAAGTCTTTTTCGTGACTGCGATGCCTTAATGAGGAATCTACAAGGAAGACTGGACATTCTTGCCGTCAATGTTCACCTAGATACCGATACCTCGGTTGATCAGTTCGATGATCTTGAAGAGGAATCATCAAGCACGCAGAAGGATTCTGCTGGGCCGGTTGTTCAGCTGAGTGAGAAGCTGCAGAAGCAAACTCTCTCTGCGAAAGATGGGAAGTCCGAGGGAGAGGGAAAACAACAAAGATGCAGCACGTGCAACACGCTCTTGGGTAGTGCCGAAGAGTACAGGGAACACTTCAAAAGTGACTGGCACAAACACAACCTAAGGCGAAAAACTAGGCAACTTCCCCCCTTGACTGCTGAAGAATGCATGGATGATTTGGAACTTGGTGATTCAAAAGCTGATTTAAAGGATTACTCGTTTTGA
- the LOC140820326 gene encoding transcriptional corepressor SEUSS: protein MVPQGSPSPLGGAQQVQPNSGFLGGMPSQNASPSLVSSRNQFNGMNMLGNVSALLHQSFGNGIPTSGLQRGIMESGAESDPLSSVGNGMGFNPPSSSSSITTSGQVQGPQQFPNSSGSQMLTDQLQLESQNFQQNQHQFSVPGNPQQQFQAIGAPGIGPVKIEPQVANDQAPQQLQPLQNLAMVKLEPQQLQNTRSLAPVKMEPQQLDPSLFLQQQQLLLSRQSSQAAAAAQMLQQQRLMQLQHQQLLKAMPQQRSPLQAQFQPQNLPLRSPIKSVYEPGMCARRLTHYMYQQQHRPEDNNIEFWRKFVTEYFAPNAKKKWCVSMYGSGRQTTGVFPQDVWHCEICNRKPGRGFEATAEVLPRLFKIKYESGTLEELLYVDMPREYQNSSGQIVLDYAKAIQESVFEQLRVVRDGQLRIVFTSDLKICSWEFCARRHEELIPRRLMIPQVSQLGAAAQKYQAAAQNTSSCGSVSELQNNCNMLVASARQMAKALEVPLVNDLGYTKRYVRCLQISEVVNSMKDLIDYSRETGTGPMEILSKFPRRTNPSPGFQGQPPQQEGHPQQQQQTATAASNCIPSVSNPLNSEPVTSSASTMVGLLHQNSMNSRQQNPMPSANSLYGSNSIQMPSPGSTSNIPLPQLTTFQSSTPYSSNNPQQTSQASLSGTHVNSINSSNIPMQQPAASGNAGANESQCSVQKIINDMRMSSQFGGGSMMGMGTMGSDVKNVNGMLNTNNTGLNGSNVLVGNGVANCNPNVGGLGFGNISNGLGQSAMANGIRAVLGNNSLSMNGRVGMGMTRQQSMSQHHQQDLGNQLLGGLGTANGFNNLQFD, encoded by the exons ATGGTGCCACAAGGGTCTCCGTCTCCGCTTGGTGGGGCGCAGCAAGTTCAGCCGAATTCTGGGTTTTTGGGTGGAATGCCTTCACAGAACGCATCTCCATCTTTGGTGTCATCCCGCAATCAGTTCAATGGCATGAACATGCTAGGGAATGTTTCAGCTTTGCTTCACCAGTCATTTGGAAACGGGATTCCAACTTCAGGGCTTCAGCGGGGGATTATGGAAAGTGGGGCGGAATCAGATCCTCTCTCTAGTGTTGGAAATGGGATGGGTTTTAATCCGCCTTCCTCATCTTCGTCTATCACAACATCCGGTCAAGTTCAAGGGCCACAGCAATTTCCCAACTCTTCCGGCAGTCAGATGTTGACAGACCAGCTACAACTTGAATCGCAGAATTTCCAACAGAATCAACACCAGTTCTCTGTCCCCGGCAACCCTCAACAGCAATTTCAAGCAATTGGAGCTCCTGGTATTGGACCTGTTAAGATAGAACCGCAGGTGGCTAACGACCAAGCACCGCAGCAGCTTCAACCTCTGCAGAATCTTGCTATGGTAAAATTGGAGCCACAACAACTGCAAAATACAAGAAGCTTGGCTCCAGTCAAAATGGAACCCCAGCAGCTAGATCCATCTTTGTTTTTACAGCAGCAGCAGCTCCTTCTGTCAAGGCAGTCCTCTCAGGCTGCAGCAGCGGCTCAGATGTTGCAACAACAGAGGCTTATGCAACTTCAACATCAGCAACTCTTGAAGGCTATGCCTCAACAAAGATCCCCACTTCAAGCACAGTTTCAACCTCAGAATTTACCTCTTAGGTCTCCTATTAAATCTGTTTATGAGCCAGGAATGTGTGCCCGAAGACTGACACATTATATGTATCAGCAACAACATAGACCTGAA gACAACAATATAGAATTTTGGAGGAAATTTGTCACTGAATATTTTGCACCAAATGCCAAGAAAAAATGGTGTGTTTCGATGTATGGAAGTGGCCGCCAGACCACTGGAGTTTTCCCTCAG GATGTTTGGCACTGTGAAATTTGCAATCGCAAGCCTGGGCGAGGATTTG AGGCAACTGCTGAAGTTTTGCCTAGGctgttcaaaataaaatatgaaagtGGTACTTTAGAAGAACTACTCTATGTTGACATGCCTCGAGAATATCAGAATTCATCTGGGCAAATTGTTCTGGACTATGCAAAAGCAATACAAGAGAGTGTCTTTGAGCAACTTCGTGTTGTTCGTGATGGCCAGCTTCGAATAGTTTTCACCTCTGACCTCAAG ATATGCTCCTGGGAATTCTGTGCTCGGCGCCATGAAGAGCTAATTCCTAGAAGATTGATGATTCCTCAG GTTAGCCAACTTGGTGCTGCTGCCCAAAAATACCAGGCTGCTGCCCAGAATACATCATCCTGTGGCTCTGTTTCTGAGCTGCAAAATAACTGCAACAT GCTTGTTGCTTCAGCTCGTCAGATGGCAAAGGCCTTGGAAGTTCCACTGGTAAATGATTTGGGATATACAAAAAGATATGTGCGATGCTTACAG ATATCAGAAGTAGTGAATAGTATGAAAGATCTGATTGACTATAGTCGGGAAACTGGCACTGGTCCTATGG AGATTTTGAGCAAGTTTCCTCGGAGGACAAATCCTTCTCCTGGGTTTCAAGGTCAGCCTCCACAACAAGAGGGTCACCCACAGCAGCAGCAACAGACAGCAACTGCTGCTAGCAATTGTATACCAAGTGTTAGTAACCCTCTGAATTCTGAGCCAGTAACTTCCTCTGCTAGTACCATGGTTGGGCTTCTTCATCAAAACTCAATGAACTCTAGACAACAAAACCCCATGCCTAGTGCAAACAGCCTCTATGGAAGTAACAGTATCCAGATGCCATCTCCGGGTTCTACAAGCAACATTCCACTTCCGCAACTCACTACTTTCCAATCCTCCACACCATACTCGTCAAACAATCCTCAGCAAACTTCACAAGCTAGTCTATCAGGCACCCATGTGAACTCGATTAATTCATCAAATATTCCGATGCAACAACCTGCTGCTTCTGGTAATGCGGGTGCTAATGAATCGCAATGCTCAGTCCAGAAAATTATAAATGACATGAGGATGTCCTCTCAGTTCGGTGGGGGTAGTATGATGGGCATGGGGACGATGGGTAGTGATGTGAAAAATGTTAATGGAATGTTAAATACCAACAATACTGGTCTGAATGGCAGCAACGTTTTGGTAGGAAATGGAGTGGCCAACTGTAACCCAAATGTAGGTGGTTTAGGATTTGGAAACATCAGCAACGGACTTGGCCAATCTGCCATGGCCAACGGGATTCGAGCAGTGCTGGGAAACAACTCTTTGTCCATGAACGGGAGAGTGGGCATGGGGATGACACGTCAACAGAGCATGAGTCAGCATCACCAACAAGATTTGGGGAACCAACTGCTTGGTGGTCTTGGGACTGCTAATGGTTTTAATAACCTTCAATTTGATTAG